A genomic stretch from Kogia breviceps isolate mKogBre1 chromosome 1, mKogBre1 haplotype 1, whole genome shotgun sequence includes:
- the BEST4 gene encoding LOW QUALITY PROTEIN: bestrophin-4 (The sequence of the model RefSeq protein was modified relative to this genomic sequence to represent the inferred CDS: deleted 2 bases in 1 codon), translating to MTVSYTLKVAEARFGGFSGLLLRWRGSIYKLLYKEFLLFIALYALLSITYRLLLTQEQRHVYAQVARYCNRSADLIPLSFVLGFYVTLVVNRWWAQYTSIPLPDQLMCVISASVHGVDQRGRLLRRTLIRYANLASVLVLRSVSTRVLKRFPTMEHVVDAGFMSQEERKKFESLKSDFNKYWVPCVWFTNLAAQARRDGRIRDDIALCLLLEELNKYRAKCSMLFHYDWISIPLVYTQVVTIAVYSFFALSLVGRQFVESEAGAAKPREPLEPGPALGDLDMYVPLTTLLQFFFYAGWLKVGTSGGQDMGPGPTPTPGLENRALSPENTLHLQVAEQIINPFGEDDDDFETNKLIDRNLQVIRGLVAAHWQSGSPSLPVRSPGMQERGILVTRCPPQVSLLSVDDMYQNLPPAEKDPYWDEDSAQPPYTVATVAESLRPSFLGSTFNLRISDDPEQSLQVEASPGPARPVTAAQTPLLSRFLGVGAPSPAISLRNFGRVRGAPRTPHLLRFRAEEGGDLEAADRIEEESGSGDEAQEP from the exons aTGACGGTTTCATACACCCTCAAAGTAGCGGAGGCCCGCTTCGGAGGCTTCTCTGGCCTGCTTCTCCGTTGGAGGGGAAGCATCTACAAGCTCCTCTACAAGGAGTTCCTCCTATTCATCGCCCTGTATGCTCTGCTCAGCATCACCTACCG GCTGTTGCTGACCCAGGAACAGAGGCATGTATATGCTCAGGTGGCCCGATACTGCAACCGCTCTGCAGACCTCATCCCCTTGTCCTTTGTACTGG GTTTCTACGTGACCTTGGTGGTGAACCGCTGGTGGGCCCAGTACACAAGCATCCCGCTGCCGGACCAGCTGATGTGCGTCATCTCGGCCAGCGTGCACGGCGTGGACCAGCGCGGCCGCCTGCTGCGCCGCACCCTCATCCGCTACGCCAACCTGGCATCGGTACTGGTGTTGCGCTCGGTCAGCACCCGCGTGCTCAAGCGCTTCCCCACCATGGAGCACGTGGTGGACGCAG GTTTCATGtcccaggaagagaggaaaaagttTGAGAGCCTGAAATCTGACTTCAATAAGTACTGGGTCCCCTGCGTCTGGTTCACCAACCTGGCGGCTCAGGCCCGGAGGGATGGGCGAATCCGTGACGACATTGCTCTCTGCCTGCTCCTGGAA GAGCTGAACAAGTACCGGGCCAAGTGCAGCATGCTGTTCCACTATGACTGGATCAGCATCCCCCTCGTCTACACCCAA GTGGTGACCATAGCAGTATACTCCTTCTTTGCCCTCTCCCTGGTTGGCCGCCAGTTTGTGGAGTCAGAGGCAGGGGCTGCAAAACCTCGGGAGCCTCTGGAGCCCGGGCCAGCCCTGGGGGACCTGGACATGTACGTGCCTCTCACCACTCTACTGCAGTTCTTCTTCTATGCTGGCTGGCTCAAGGTGGGCACTTCGGGTGGTCAAGACATGGGCCCAGGGCCCACCCCAACTCCGGGGTTAGAAAATAGGGCTCTAAGCCCAGAAAACACTCTT CACCTGCAGGTGGCAGAACAGATCATCAATCCCTTTGGCGAGGATGATGACGACTTTGAAACCAACAAGCTTATAGACCGCAACTTGCAGGTGATTAGGGGTCTGGTGGCAGCTCACTGGCAGTCAGGCTCTCCCTCTCTGCCAGTTCGCAGCCCAGGTATGCAGGAGAGGGGGATCCTTGTGACCCGCTGCCCACCCCAGGTGTCCCTGCTCTCCGTGGATGACATGTACCAGAACCTGCCTCCTGCGGAGAAGGACCCATATTGGGATGAGGACTCGGCACAGCCGCCCTACACCGTGGCCACTGTGGCCGAGTCGCTGCGGCCTTCCTTCCTGGGTTCCACCTTCAACCTGCG CATTAGCGACGACCCTGAGCAGAGCCTGCAGGTGGAGGCGTCCCCTGGGCCAGCCCGCCCAGTGACCGCCGCGCAGACCCCGCTGCTCAGCCGCTTTCTGGGCGTAGGAGCGCCCTCGCCAGCCATCAGCCTCCGGAACTTCGGCCGCGTCCGAGGAGCCCCCCGGACCCCTCACCTGCTGCGCTTCCGGGCCGAGGAGGGCGGTGACCTCGAGGCCGCGGACCGCATCGAGGAGGAGTCGGGGTCAGGGGATGAGGCCCAGGAGCCCTGA
- the RPS8 gene encoding small ribosomal subunit protein eS8 isoform X2, translating into MGISRDNWHKRRKTGGKRKPYHKKRKYELGRPAANTKIGPRRIHTVRVRGGNKKYRALRLDVGNFSWGSECCTRKTRIIDVVYNASNNELVRTKTLVKNCIVLIDSTPYRQWYESHYALPLGRKKGAKLTPEEEEILNKKRSKKIQKKYDERKKNAKISSLLEEQFQQGKLLACIASRPGQCGRADGYVLEGKELEFYLRKIKARKGK; encoded by the exons ATGG GCATCTCTCGGGACAACTGGCACAAGCGCCGCAAGACCGGGGGCAAGAGAAAGCCCTACCACAAGAAGCGGAAGTATGAGCTGGGACGCCCCGCTGCCAACACTAAG ATTGGCCCCCGCCGCATACACACAGTCCGTGTGCGGGGAGGCAACAAGAAGTACCGGGCCTTGAGACTGGACGTGGGGAACTTCTCCTGGGGCTCCGAGT GTTGTACACGCAAGACAAGGATCATAGATGTTGTCTACAATGCATCCAACAATGAACTGGTCCGTACCAAGACCCTGGTGAAGAACTGCATCGTGCTCATTGACAGCACACCGTACCGACAGTGGTACGAGTCGCACTATGCACTGCCCCTGGGCCGCAAGAAGGGGGCCAAGCTG ACTCCTGAGGAGGAAgagattttaaacaaaaaacgatcaaagaaaattcagaagaaatatgatgaaaggaaaaagaatgccaAAATTAGCAGTCTTCTAGAGGAGCAGTTCCAGCAGGGCAAGCTTCTTG CTTGCATCGCCTCAAGACCAGGCCAGTGTGGCCGAGCAGATGGCTATGTGCTAGAGGGAAAGGAGCTGGAGTTCTATCTGAGGAAAATCAAGGCCCGGAAAGGCAAATAA
- the RPS8 gene encoding small ribosomal subunit protein eS8 isoform X1: MGISRDNWHKRRKTGGKRKPYHKKRKYELGRPAANTKIGPRRIHTVRVRGGNKKYRALRLDVGNFSWGSECCTRKTRIIDVVYNASNNELVRTKTLVKNCIVLIDSTPYRQWYESHYALPLGRKKGAKLTPEEEEILNKKRSKKIQKKYDERKKNAKISSLLEEQFQQGKLLACIASRPGQCGRADGYVLEGKELEFYLRKIKARKGK, encoded by the exons GCATCTCTCGGGACAACTGGCACAAGCGCCGCAAGACCGGGGGCAAGAGAAAGCCCTACCACAAGAAGCGGAAGTATGAGCTGGGACGCCCCGCTGCCAACACTAAG ATTGGCCCCCGCCGCATACACACAGTCCGTGTGCGGGGAGGCAACAAGAAGTACCGGGCCTTGAGACTGGACGTGGGGAACTTCTCCTGGGGCTCCGAGT GTTGTACACGCAAGACAAGGATCATAGATGTTGTCTACAATGCATCCAACAATGAACTGGTCCGTACCAAGACCCTGGTGAAGAACTGCATCGTGCTCATTGACAGCACACCGTACCGACAGTGGTACGAGTCGCACTATGCACTGCCCCTGGGCCGCAAGAAGGGGGCCAAGCTG ACTCCTGAGGAGGAAgagattttaaacaaaaaacgatcaaagaaaattcagaagaaatatgatgaaaggaaaaagaatgccaAAATTAGCAGTCTTCTAGAGGAGCAGTTCCAGCAGGGCAAGCTTCTTG CTTGCATCGCCTCAAGACCAGGCCAGTGTGGCCGAGCAGATGGCTATGTGCTAGAGGGAAAGGAGCTGGAGTTCTATCTGAGGAAAATCAAGGCCCGGAAAGGCAAATAA
- the KIF2C gene encoding kinesin-like protein KIF2C isoform X2, with translation MSTVPEVRIATQENDMEVELPASANSRKQFSVPIRRKSCIVKEMEKMKNKREEKRAQNSEMRIKRAQEYDNSFPNWEFSRMIKEFRATLECHPLTVTDPIEEHRICVCVRKRPLNKQELAKKEIDVISVPSKCVLLVHEPKLKVDLTKYLENQAFCFDFAFDETASNEVVYRFTARPLVQTIFEGGKATCFAYGQTGSGKTHTMGGDLCGKAQNASKGIYAMASRDVFLLKNQPRYRNLGLEVYVTFFEIYNGKLFDLLNKKAKLRVLEDGKQQVQVVGLQEHVVSCADDVIKMIDIGSACRTSGQTFANSSSSRSHACFQILLRAKGRVHGKFSLVDLAGNERGADTSSADRQTRMEGAEINKSLLALKECIRALGQNKAHTPFRESKLTQVLRDSFIGENSRTCMIAMISPGISSCEYTLNTLRYADRVKELSPHSGPSGEQPTQMETEEMEASSNGALSTGNFSKEEEELSSQMSNFNEAMTQIRELEERAMEELKEIIQEGPGWLELSEMAEQPDYDLETFVNKAECALAQQAKHFSALQDVLKALRLAMQLEEQASKQISSKKRPH, from the exons ATGTCCACTGTCCCAGAGGTTCGCATCGCCACTCAGGAGAATGATATGGAGGTGGAGCTGCCTGCATCTGCAAATTCCCGCAAGCAGTTTTCAGTTCCCA TTCGGAGGAAGTCTTGTATtgtgaaggaaatggaaaaaatgaagaacaagCGAGAAGAGAAAAGAGCCCAGAACTCTGAAATGAGAATAAAACGAGCTCAG GAGTATGACAACAGCTTTCCAAACTGGGAATTTTCCCGGATGATTAAAGAATTTCGGGCTACTTTGGAATGTCATCCACTTACTGTGACTGATCCT ATTGAAGAGCACAGGATATGTGTTTGTGTTAGGAAACGACCGCTGAATAAACAAG AATTGGCCAAGAAAGAAATTGATGTGATTTCCGTTCCTAGCAAGTGTGTCCTCTTGGTACATGAGCCCAAGTTAAAAGTGGATTTAACAAAGTATCTGGAGAACCAAGCATTCTGCTTTGACTTCGCATTTGACGAAACAGCTTCAAATGAAGTCGTCTACAG GTTCACAGCAAGGCCACTCGTACAGACAATCTTTGAAGGGGGTAAAGCAACGTGTTTTGCATACGGCCAGACGGGAAGTGGTAAGACTCAT ACGATGGGTGGAGACCTCTGTGGGAAAGCCCAGAACGCATCGAAAGGGATCTATGCGATGGCCT CCCGGGACGTCTTCCTCCTGAAGAATCAGCCTCGATACCGGAACCTGGGCCTGGAAGTCTATGTGACATTCTTTGAGATCTATAATGGGAAG CTGTTCGACCTGCTCAACAAGAAGGCCAAGCTGCGTGTGCTAGAAGATGGCAAGCAGCAGGTGCAGGTGGTGGGGCTGCAGGAGCACGTGGTGAGCTGTGCTGATGACGTCATCAAGATGATCGACATAGGCAGTGCCTGCAG GACCTCTGGGCAGACATTTGCCAACTCCAGCTCTTCCCGCTCCCACGCCTGCTTCCAGATTCTTCTTCGAGCCAAAGGGAGAGTGCATGGCAAGTTCTCTTTGGTGGATCTGGCAGGGAACGAGCGAGGCGCAGACACTTCCAGTGCAGACCGGCAGACCCGCATGGAGGGTGCAGAAATCAACAAGAGTCTTCTGGCTCTGAAG GAGTGCATCAGGGCCCTGGGACAGAACAAAGCTCACACCCCATTCCGAGAGAGCAAGCTGACACAGGTGCTAAGGGACTCCTTTATCGGGGAGAACTCAAGGACCTGCATG ATCGCCATGATCTCACCAGGCATAAGCTCCTGTGAATATACTTTAAATACACTAAGATATGCAGACAG GGTCAAGGAGCTGAGCCCCCATAGTGGGCCCAGTGGGGAGCAGCCAACTCAGATGGAAACAGAAGAGATGGAAGCCAGCTCTAACGGGGCCCTGAGCACAGGCAAT TTCTCCAAGGAAGAGGAGGAACTGTCTTCCCAGATGTCCAATTTCAATGAAGCCATGACTCAGATCAGGGAGCTGGAGGAGAGGGCCATGGAAGAGCTCAAAGAGATTATACAG GAAGGGCCAGGCTGGCTGGAGCTCTCCGAGATGGCTGAGCAGCCAGACTATGACCTGGAGACCTTTGTGAATAAAGCAGAATGTGCCCTGGCCCAGCAAGCCAAGCACTTCTCAGCCCTGCAAG ATGTCCTCAAGGCCTTGCGCCTGGCCATGCAGCTAGAAGAGCAGGCCAGCAAACAAATAAGCAGCAAGAAACGGCCCCATTGA